In one Haloplanus salinus genomic region, the following are encoded:
- a CDS encoding AAA family ATPase, with product MTDAGTPQSESDDVEATAGATPLSVSAAATLADRIIENVEEVIVGQHDAVEHILVAMLARGHLLLEDVPGVGKTVLGRAVATSVDCSFKRVQFTPDLLPSDVTGVNVFNQKTREFEFRSGPIFANVVLGDEINRAPPKTQAALLEAMAEEQVTVDGETRTLPNPFTVIATQNDVEPGRTYDLPMAEIDRFMKKLRLGYPDEDEETALLQRVAGEHPIDSLEPVATLDDLRGARATVANVTLSEPVRRYVSRLAAHTRSDAALGVSPRGAIALVRAAQARAVLDGRDYVIPDDVQTEAPSVWSHRIDADRAGAAVVETALEAVPIE from the coding sequence ATGACGGACGCAGGGACCCCGCAATCGGAATCCGATGACGTCGAGGCGACGGCCGGCGCCACCCCGCTATCCGTGTCGGCAGCCGCGACGCTCGCCGATCGCATCATCGAGAACGTCGAAGAAGTGATCGTCGGACAACACGACGCGGTCGAGCACATCCTCGTCGCGATGCTCGCCCGCGGCCACCTCCTCCTCGAAGACGTGCCCGGCGTCGGCAAGACGGTGCTGGGACGGGCCGTCGCCACCTCCGTCGACTGCTCGTTCAAGCGCGTCCAGTTCACGCCCGACCTTCTCCCTTCCGACGTGACGGGCGTCAACGTGTTCAACCAGAAGACCCGGGAGTTCGAATTCCGCTCCGGCCCCATCTTCGCAAACGTCGTCCTCGGCGACGAGATCAACCGCGCGCCGCCGAAGACGCAGGCCGCACTGCTCGAGGCGATGGCCGAAGAGCAGGTGACCGTCGACGGCGAGACGCGGACCTTACCGAACCCGTTCACCGTCATCGCGACCCAGAACGACGTGGAGCCCGGTCGGACCTACGACCTGCCGATGGCGGAGATCGACCGCTTCATGAAGAAACTCCGCCTCGGCTACCCCGACGAGGACGAGGAGACGGCGCTGCTCCAGCGGGTGGCCGGCGAACACCCGATCGACTCCCTCGAACCGGTGGCGACCCTCGACGACCTGCGCGGCGCCCGCGCGACGGTGGCGAACGTCACGCTGAGCGAACCCGTCCGCCGATACGTCTCGCGGCTGGCGGCCCACACCCGGAGCGACGCGGCCCTCGGCGTCAGTCCGCGGGGCGCCATCGCCCTCGTCCGCGCCGCGCAGGCGCGGGCCGTCCTCGACGGCCGCGACTACGTCATCCCCGACGACGTCCAGACCGAAGCGCCGAGCGTCTGGAGCCACCGCATCGACGCCGACCGCGCCGGGGCGGCCGTCGTCGAGACCGCGCTGGAGGCGGTCCCGATCGAGTGA
- a CDS encoding MaoC family dehydratase translates to MTDDTTTDDGPARRLVSGWQGRFFEDFAVGDIYKHPYGRTVTETDNVWFTNLTMNVNPMHFNEAYAAATEFGERLVDGTFVIALAVGMSVVDVSANATANLGYDDVRHHAPVYHGDTIFAESEVLDTRESDSRDHVGIVTTELRAYNQDGHLVLSLERTPMVLKRAAAEPSPAAPTGWPEGVGTQPVDLD, encoded by the coding sequence ATGACCGACGACACCACTACCGACGATGGACCGGCACGACGACTGGTGAGCGGCTGGCAGGGACGGTTCTTCGAGGACTTCGCCGTCGGCGACATCTACAAGCATCCTTACGGCCGGACGGTCACCGAGACGGACAACGTCTGGTTCACGAACCTGACGATGAACGTCAATCCGATGCATTTCAACGAGGCGTACGCGGCCGCGACGGAGTTCGGCGAGCGCCTCGTCGACGGCACGTTCGTCATCGCGCTCGCCGTCGGGATGAGCGTCGTCGACGTGTCCGCGAACGCGACGGCCAACCTGGGCTACGACGACGTGCGCCACCACGCCCCGGTGTACCACGGCGACACCATCTTCGCGGAGAGCGAGGTGCTCGACACACGCGAGAGCGACTCCCGGGACCACGTCGGCATCGTCACGACCGAGTTGCGCGCGTACAATCAGGACGGCCACCTCGTCCTCTCGCTGGAGCGGACGCCGATGGTGTTGAAGCGGGCGGCCGCCGAGCCGTCGCCCGCCGCGCCCACGGGGTGGCCGGAGGGCGTCGGCACGCAACCGGTCGACCTCGACTAG
- a CDS encoding phosphate-starvation-inducible PsiE family protein — protein sequence MDGRETPYASSRIGEVTNRFIHAAELAAAAVFAILFAIGVFDLIMQIVGAVQSGRITDPLVVIGFIDTGLLLLIIVEVYETVIAYTEESDTRKIVRLVIYTGVIAMVRKVIIFRTGEYPDPEAALLAAVSYTILILGLVGLLVAERRFGRRLGG from the coding sequence CTGGACGGGCGTGAGACGCCGTACGCGTCGAGTCGTATCGGCGAGGTGACCAACCGGTTCATCCACGCCGCCGAACTGGCCGCCGCTGCCGTCTTCGCCATCCTCTTCGCCATCGGCGTCTTCGACCTCATCATGCAGATCGTGGGGGCGGTCCAGTCCGGGCGGATCACCGATCCGCTGGTCGTCATCGGGTTCATCGACACCGGCCTCCTCCTGTTGATCATCGTCGAAGTGTACGAAACGGTGATCGCGTACACCGAGGAGAGCGACACGCGCAAGATCGTCCGCCTCGTCATCTACACCGGGGTCATCGCCATGGTCCGGAAGGTCATCATCTTCCGCACTGGGGAGTACCCGGACCCCGAGGCCGCGTTGCTCGCCGCCGTCTCGTATACGATCCTCATCCTCGGGCTGGTCGGGTTGCTCGTGGCGGAACGCCGGTTCGGACGGCGGCTGGGTGGCTGA
- a CDS encoding alpha/beta fold hydrolase has translation MIAAERKPADPASPRTDEGTSTVVGTNGVSLHVVSLGPEDGPPVVCLHGFPEFWYGWSPVARRLADAGYRVHLPDQRGYNDSEKPRGVAAYRLPTLAADIEGLIDAMGEDTAHVVGHDWGAAVAWWLALSRPERVETLAAVNVPHPTVMTRTLRRSWEQRLRSWYMGFFQLPRLPERVVRAGNWRLFERTMRESSRPGAFDAADFERYRAAWGKPGAATAMVNWYRAAARYPIPERTDPVEPPTLVLWGTGDDFLRTEMARESVAYCRDGRAILVDDATHWIHHERPDRVADDLRDGFEQGRTP, from the coding sequence ATGATCGCCGCCGAACGGAAGCCAGCCGACCCCGCGTCACCCCGTACCGACGAGGGGACGTCGACGGTCGTCGGGACGAACGGCGTCTCCTTGCACGTCGTTAGCCTCGGTCCCGAAGACGGCCCGCCGGTCGTCTGCCTGCACGGCTTCCCCGAGTTCTGGTACGGCTGGTCCCCCGTCGCCCGGCGCCTCGCCGACGCCGGCTATCGCGTTCACCTTCCCGATCAGCGCGGCTACAACGACAGCGAGAAACCCCGGGGCGTCGCCGCGTACCGCCTGCCGACGCTCGCGGCCGACATCGAGGGGCTGATCGACGCGATGGGCGAGGACACCGCCCACGTCGTCGGCCACGACTGGGGTGCCGCCGTGGCGTGGTGGTTGGCGCTCTCGCGGCCGGAGCGGGTCGAGACGCTCGCGGCGGTGAACGTCCCCCACCCGACGGTCATGACGCGAACGCTCCGCCGGTCGTGGGAGCAGCGCCTGCGGAGCTGGTATATGGGGTTCTTTCAGCTGCCCCGCCTGCCGGAGCGCGTGGTCCGCGCCGGCAACTGGCGGCTCTTCGAGCGGACGATGCGCGAGTCGAGTCGGCCGGGGGCGTTCGACGCCGCGGACTTCGAGCGCTACCGGGCGGCGTGGGGGAAGCCGGGCGCGGCCACGGCGATGGTGAACTGGTATCGGGCGGCCGCGCGGTACCCCATCCCCGAGCGCACCGATCCGGTCGAACCGCCGACGCTCGTGTTGTGGGGGACGGGCGACGACTTCCTCCGGACCGAGATGGCGCGGGAGAGCGTCGCCTACTGCCGCGACGGCCGAGCGATCCTCGTCGACGACGCGACCCACTGGATTCACCACGAGCGGCCTGACCGGGTGGCCGACGACTTGCGGGACGGCTTCGAGCAGGGGCGAACGCCGTGA
- a CDS encoding MFS transporter, which produces MGLATRLVGDDADVVADPRFRVILLGSVVSPMGASLVSPLLDSLVGVYGVSEARIGLVMAAFTAPAIAAIPLVGLVSDRYGRKPVLTAGLATFGAAGVALAFTADFRAVVALRLLQGIGFTGIAPVLIAATGDLFAGDREATAQGVRFTTVGLSLALVPALAGLLVALAWQYPFALYALGLPAAAVVHVHFEEPTTATDDGDAARNVHRLGAALRRPRLGLVLLGRTVPSVLWFGFLTYNSIVVVRFLDGSPGAAGALVGVASAASSVGGTQVGRLTAAFETRRVPLLAGTAASGVGLGGVALAPSLAIAGVGAVVVGAGFGVVLTLYRSTISTLAPDDLRGSLVSLGESAGRLGSTLTPVVMGGAVALATPRYGFEAAVRGTLLGVVGCGVAVGVVAVVLADRYAGLAAD; this is translated from the coding sequence GTGGGCCTCGCAACGAGACTCGTCGGCGACGACGCGGACGTGGTGGCCGACCCACGATTCCGGGTCATCCTCCTCGGGAGCGTCGTGTCCCCGATGGGCGCGTCGCTCGTCTCGCCGCTACTGGACTCGCTCGTCGGCGTCTACGGCGTGAGCGAGGCACGGATCGGCCTCGTGATGGCGGCGTTTACCGCGCCGGCCATCGCCGCCATCCCGCTCGTGGGGCTGGTGTCGGATCGCTACGGCCGCAAGCCCGTCCTCACCGCGGGACTGGCGACGTTCGGCGCGGCGGGCGTCGCGCTCGCGTTCACCGCCGACTTCCGGGCGGTCGTCGCGCTCCGACTGCTGCAAGGGATCGGCTTCACGGGCATCGCGCCCGTCCTCATCGCCGCCACGGGCGACCTCTTCGCCGGCGACCGCGAGGCGACGGCTCAGGGCGTCCGCTTCACCACCGTCGGCCTCTCGCTCGCCCTCGTACCCGCCCTCGCGGGCCTGCTCGTCGCGCTCGCGTGGCAGTATCCGTTCGCCCTCTACGCGCTCGGGCTGCCGGCGGCCGCCGTCGTCCACGTGCACTTCGAGGAGCCGACGACGGCGACGGACGACGGGGACGCCGCTCGCAACGTCCACCGGCTGGGGGCCGCGCTCCGCCGGCCGCGGTTGGGACTCGTCCTCCTCGGGCGGACCGTCCCCTCGGTGCTCTGGTTCGGCTTCCTGACGTACAACTCGATCGTCGTCGTCCGATTCCTCGACGGCTCGCCCGGCGCGGCGGGGGCGCTCGTCGGTGTCGCCAGCGCGGCGAGTTCGGTCGGCGGGACGCAAGTCGGGCGGCTCACCGCCGCCTTCGAGACGCGACGGGTCCCGCTCCTCGCCGGCACGGCCGCCTCGGGAGTCGGTCTCGGGGGCGTCGCGCTCGCGCCGTCGCTCGCCATCGCCGGCGTCGGCGCCGTCGTCGTCGGCGCGGGCTTCGGCGTCGTCCTGACGCTGTATCGGAGCACCATCTCGACGCTCGCGCCCGACGACCTCCGGGGGTCGCTGGTCAGCCTCGGCGAATCCGCCGGCCGCCTCGGCAGCACGCTCACGCCCGTCGTCATGGGCGGTGCCGTCGCACTCGCGACGCCCCGCTACGGCTTCGAGGCCGCGGTCCGGGGGACGCTCCTCGGCGTCGTCGGCTGTGGCGTCGCCGTCGGCGTCGTCGCCGTCGTGCTGGCCGACCGGTACGCCGGCCTCGCGGCGGACTAA
- a CDS encoding AIR synthase family protein — translation MPDLGKIDREFFETHVRPRLGADRDDVRLGPTPGVDFGLLDVGDRAVAVATDPVSILPPLGFERAGRFALDVILADVAVSGLPPSHLAVSFSLPPGMTDGEFGAVWEGLHAEAADLGVSVVTGHTARYEGCSFPWVGGATALAVGDWADVIRPDGARPGDDLVVTNGPAVETTGLLTTLFGDEIGLDPETLRTAQARLDESSCVRDAMTAAAAGPVTAMHDATEGGLHGAFVEMAAGAGAKFEVDSDRVPVRPGVEATCAALDVDPWTATSSGSLVLTVDPAGTEALLAALDERGTPAARVGRVTDGEGVAVDGERVEAPSVDASWAAYSTLSTGSSTNPSST, via the coding sequence ATGCCCGACCTCGGCAAGATCGACCGCGAGTTCTTCGAGACGCACGTCCGCCCGCGACTGGGTGCCGACCGCGACGACGTGCGCCTCGGCCCGACGCCGGGCGTCGACTTCGGCCTCCTCGACGTCGGCGACCGCGCCGTCGCAGTCGCGACCGACCCCGTCTCGATCCTTCCACCCCTGGGCTTCGAGCGTGCCGGCCGGTTCGCGCTGGACGTGATCCTCGCGGACGTGGCCGTCAGCGGCCTCCCACCCTCGCATCTCGCCGTCTCCTTCTCGCTCCCGCCCGGGATGACCGACGGCGAGTTCGGGGCGGTGTGGGAGGGGCTGCACGCCGAGGCGGCCGACCTCGGCGTGAGCGTCGTCACCGGCCACACCGCCCGGTACGAGGGCTGCTCGTTCCCGTGGGTGGGCGGGGCGACGGCGCTGGCCGTCGGGGACTGGGCGGACGTGATCCGCCCCGACGGCGCCCGCCCCGGCGACGACTTGGTGGTGACCAACGGCCCGGCCGTCGAGACGACGGGGCTGTTGACGACGCTGTTCGGCGACGAAATCGGTCTCGATCCGGAGACGCTGCGGACGGCACAGGCCCGCCTCGACGAGTCGAGTTGCGTCCGCGACGCGATGACCGCGGCCGCGGCGGGGCCGGTGACGGCGATGCACGACGCCACCGAGGGCGGCCTCCACGGCGCGTTCGTCGAGATGGCGGCCGGCGCGGGCGCCAAGTTCGAAGTGGATAGCGACCGGGTGCCCGTCCGGCCGGGCGTCGAGGCGACGTGTGCCGCCCTCGACGTCGACCCCTGGACCGCCACGTCGTCGGGGTCGCTCGTCCTGACGGTCGACCCGGCGGGGACCGAGGCGCTCCTCGCGGCGCTGGACGAGCGCGGGACGCCCGCGGCGCGCGTCGGGCGCGTGACCGACGGCGAGGGCGTCGCCGTCGACGGCGAACGCGTCGAGGCGCCGTCGGTGGACGCGTCGTGGGCGGCTTACTCGACGCTCTCGACGGGGAGTTCGACGAACCCGTCGTCGACGTAG
- a CDS encoding desampylase: protein MVAAADALALAPGARNALLDHAREGADRDPPAEICGVLAGERGPPDRVTATRRVPNVAAHPRTEYELDPAATMAAIDRVEDRGSDAVGFYHSHPESEAVPSATDRARATWPGYVYCIVSPPDSIRAYRYVDDGFVELPVESVE, encoded by the coding sequence ATGGTGGCCGCCGCCGACGCCCTCGCCCTCGCCCCCGGCGCCCGGAACGCCCTCCTCGACCACGCCCGCGAGGGGGCCGACCGCGACCCGCCGGCCGAAATCTGTGGCGTCCTCGCCGGCGAGCGCGGCCCTCCGGACCGCGTGACTGCGACCCGCCGCGTCCCGAACGTCGCCGCCCACCCCCGCACCGAGTACGAACTCGACCCCGCGGCGACGATGGCGGCCATCGACCGGGTCGAGGACCGGGGCTCGGACGCCGTCGGGTTCTATCACTCCCACCCCGAGAGCGAAGCCGTTCCCAGCGCGACGGACCGGGCGCGGGCGACGTGGCCCGGCTACGTCTACTGCATCGTCTCGCCGCCCGACTCCATCCGCGCCTACCGCTACGTCGACGACGGGTTCGTCGAACTCCCCGTCGAGAGCGTCGAGTAA
- a CDS encoding NUDIX hydrolase — translation MSSNEGGDAGRHPNAAQEVIAVDADDQERGTVNRLDAHTGDGVRHRAFTALVFDGEGRLLLAQRAPNKRLWDTHWDGTVASHPRPGQTQKEACRQRLIDELGVTSDQYDDLRVTDKFEYKRYYENAGLEWEVCAVLQVTLDDTTLDPDPEEITGRLWVDYDHLHEHPQAYRQLRLCPWFEIAMRRDAE, via the coding sequence ATGAGTTCGAACGAGGGTGGCGACGCCGGACGGCACCCAAACGCCGCACAGGAGGTCATCGCCGTCGACGCCGACGACCAGGAACGGGGCACCGTCAACCGCCTCGACGCCCACACGGGTGACGGGGTTCGTCACCGCGCGTTCACGGCGCTCGTCTTCGACGGCGAGGGGCGACTCCTGCTCGCCCAGCGGGCGCCGAACAAACGCCTCTGGGACACCCACTGGGACGGGACCGTCGCCTCCCATCCCCGGCCGGGGCAGACACAGAAGGAAGCCTGTCGCCAGCGTCTGATCGACGAACTCGGCGTCACGTCCGACCAGTACGACGACCTTCGCGTCACGGACAAGTTCGAGTACAAGCGCTACTACGAGAACGCGGGCCTCGAGTGGGAGGTGTGTGCCGTCCTGCAGGTGACACTCGACGACACGACGCTCGACCCCGATCCCGAGGAGATCACCGGCCGGCTCTGGGTCGACTACGATCACCTCCACGAGCATCCGCAGGCGTACCGACAGCTTCGGCTCTGTCCGTGGTTCGAAATCGCGATGCGCCGCGACGCCGAGTGA
- a CDS encoding CPBP family intramembrane glutamic endopeptidase — protein sequence MVSDLLAPAAMLHLLGGLVLATLVYQDASLRGHHRPLSLAAGTLVLGLLGAVGYYAVRTRIGELPADVTRFRAPLGARARDLFKGVLLIVGAFLCATAIVGLGANALVAAGVVARDTLEFRVVAAVLQFFGFGIGVGGYLVVTRDWDLVEVRVPTLRTVGLIAIGVVALLLAQLAIARLLAVLGISVAQNQVVVTGQQDPRYFLYMIPVAILLVGPFEELVFRGGVQGILRRTWGPSVAIVVASVLFGLVHWIALTGGGGSRVPYVTVAATLGLVLGYLYERSRNLVVPAVVHGLYNTVLFGAQYLSATGMG from the coding sequence ATGGTCAGCGACCTCCTCGCCCCCGCGGCGATGCTCCACCTGCTCGGTGGGCTGGTGCTCGCGACGCTCGTCTACCAAGACGCGTCGCTTCGGGGCCATCACCGGCCGCTCTCCCTCGCCGCCGGCACGCTCGTCCTCGGTCTCCTCGGCGCCGTCGGCTACTACGCCGTCCGGACACGGATCGGCGAGCTTCCGGCCGACGTGACCCGGTTCCGGGCGCCCCTCGGGGCGCGTGCCCGCGACCTGTTCAAGGGCGTCCTCCTGATCGTCGGCGCCTTCCTCTGTGCGACGGCCATCGTCGGCCTCGGCGCGAACGCCCTCGTCGCCGCGGGCGTCGTCGCGCGTGACACCCTCGAGTTCCGGGTCGTCGCCGCCGTTCTCCAGTTCTTCGGCTTCGGGATCGGCGTCGGCGGCTACCTCGTCGTCACCCGCGACTGGGACCTCGTCGAGGTGCGCGTCCCGACGCTCCGAACCGTCGGCCTGATCGCCATCGGCGTCGTCGCCCTCCTCCTCGCGCAACTCGCCATCGCTCGCCTGTTGGCCGTCCTCGGCATCTCGGTCGCCCAGAACCAGGTCGTCGTCACCGGCCAGCAGGACCCCCGTTACTTCCTGTATATGATTCCGGTCGCCATCCTTCTGGTCGGCCCGTTCGAGGAACTCGTCTTCCGCGGCGGCGTGCAGGGCATCCTCCGACGGACGTGGGGGCCCTCGGTCGCCATCGTCGTCGCGAGCGTTCTCTTCGGTCTCGTTCACTGGATCGCGCTCACCGGTGGCGGCGGCTCGCGGGTCCCCTACGTCACCGTCGCGGCGACGCTCGGTCTCGTCCTCGGCTATCTCTACGAGCGGAGCCGGAACCTCGTCGTTCCGGCCGTCGTTCACGGCCTCTACAACACCGTGCTGTTCGGGGCGCAGTACCTGTCGGCGACGGGCATGGGTTGA
- a CDS encoding glucose-6-phosphate isomerase — protein sequence MYVDLGNALDAEPRLTREALERLDERVADAHDRIARGRADAEHGYAALNLPDTADPDAVRAAVSRFDDPAAVLTVGIGGSALGAATLTEALDADVDHYVLDNVDPDHVRALLDSLPLADTVVHVVSRSGTTAETLANFLVVREAMDRAGVDWTERTLVTTGTDGNLRTLAERHDLPALDVPAGVPGRFSALSTVALPVAALGGADLDELLAGARAEADRLSGSLFDAPAYAYGAACYALERRGAGVNAVVPYAESLECFAEWFAQLWAESLGKDAVGQTPARALGATDQHSQLQLYRAGPRDKLVTLVRPRERPDVPIPETDLDGLSYLGGGSLATLLGAEFEATEASLAAANCPNVRIEVDRIDERGVGELLYGMEAACVCYGELAGVETFTQPAVEWGKRAARGLLGDGDFPEAEAVGEKRRLLVE from the coding sequence ATGTACGTCGACCTCGGCAACGCGCTCGACGCCGAACCGCGTCTCACGCGCGAGGCGCTGGAGCGACTGGACGAGCGCGTCGCCGACGCCCACGACCGGATCGCCCGCGGCCGTGCCGACGCCGAACACGGCTACGCGGCGCTGAACCTGCCCGATACCGCCGACCCCGACGCCGTCCGCGCTGCCGTCTCCCGCTTCGACGACCCCGCCGCCGTCCTCACCGTCGGCATCGGCGGGAGCGCCCTCGGCGCCGCGACGCTCACCGAGGCGCTGGACGCCGACGTGGATCACTACGTCCTCGACAACGTCGACCCCGACCACGTCCGCGCGCTCCTCGACTCCCTCCCGCTCGCCGACACCGTGGTCCACGTCGTCTCCCGGTCGGGCACCACGGCCGAGACGCTGGCGAACTTCCTCGTCGTCCGCGAGGCCATGGACCGGGCCGGCGTCGACTGGACCGAACGCACGCTGGTCACGACGGGCACGGACGGCAACCTCCGGACCCTCGCGGAGCGTCACGACCTGCCTGCCCTCGACGTGCCCGCGGGCGTTCCCGGCCGGTTCTCGGCCCTGTCGACCGTCGCCCTCCCCGTCGCCGCGCTCGGGGGTGCGGACCTCGACGAACTGCTGGCCGGCGCCCGTGCCGAAGCCGACCGGCTGTCGGGGTCGCTGTTCGACGCCCCCGCCTACGCCTACGGCGCCGCCTGCTACGCGCTCGAACGGCGCGGCGCCGGCGTCAACGCCGTCGTGCCCTACGCCGAGTCCCTCGAGTGCTTCGCGGAGTGGTTCGCCCAGCTCTGGGCCGAGAGTCTGGGCAAGGATGCCGTCGGACAGACGCCCGCCCGCGCCCTCGGCGCGACGGACCAACACTCCCAGCTTCAGCTCTACCGCGCCGGTCCCCGCGACAAACTCGTGACGCTCGTGCGGCCGCGGGAGCGCCCCGACGTGCCCATCCCGGAGACGGACCTCGACGGGCTCTCGTATCTGGGCGGCGGGAGTCTCGCGACCCTGCTGGGCGCGGAGTTCGAGGCGACGGAGGCCAGCCTCGCCGCCGCGAACTGCCCGAACGTCCGGATCGAAGTGGATCGGATCGACGAGCGTGGCGTCGGCGAACTCCTGTACGGCATGGAGGCGGCCTGTGTGTGTTACGGCGAACTCGCCGGCGTCGAGACGTTCACCCAGCCGGCGGTGGAGTGGGGGAAACGCGCCGCTCGCGGCTTGCTCGGCGACGGCGACTTCCCGGAGGCCGAGGCGGTCGGCGAGAAGCGGCGACTGCTCGTGGAGTAG
- a CDS encoding DUF3592 domain-containing protein: protein MEINGPSSRLGIAVLLLVGLASMGYGVYSYDAQSAALDSTATVTATVTETSVVKDGGRTVSYEPRATFEYTYEGETHASANVYPGTLGKDFDTTEAAREALAPYEPGETTTAYVPTDDPENAFLKHERSHKPLLLIGAGAFFAMSSAYSAVRD from the coding sequence ATGGAGATCAACGGGCCATCGAGCCGACTCGGCATCGCCGTGCTGTTGCTCGTTGGGCTCGCCTCGATGGGCTACGGCGTGTACAGCTACGACGCACAGTCGGCGGCGCTCGACTCGACGGCGACGGTGACCGCGACGGTCACCGAGACGTCGGTGGTCAAGGATGGCGGCCGGACCGTCTCCTACGAGCCGCGGGCGACGTTCGAGTACACTTACGAGGGGGAGACACACGCGTCCGCGAACGTGTATCCGGGGACGCTTGGCAAGGACTTCGACACCACGGAAGCGGCGCGAGAGGCACTGGCGCCGTACGAACCGGGGGAGACGACGACGGCCTACGTGCCGACGGACGATCCCGAGAACGCCTTCCTGAAACACGAGCGGAGCCACAAGCCCCTCCTCTTGATCGGCGCCGGCGCCTTCTTCGCCATGAGTTCCGCGTACTCGGCGGTTCGGGACTAA
- a CDS encoding AEC family transporter, protein MSLVSAFTSAILPIVSVMGLGYLLASALDVEVEPLNTVALYLFLPALIFHSIVTTTLSGATVARIFAGVGLFVVATMGVTELVDRLLGVPEPYRSADVLAGSLPNAGFYGIPLAEFAFGAVGRTTAVIYITAQAFLMYTLGVYVASRGGGEAGIGAVEEIFRLPLVYAIAAAGVVRALGVAPPADGTFMTTTSLVGDASIPLMLVIVGIQLSGLEYGSVGRVLRPSLVKLVFAPAVGLGVALALGAFGDPAVARVFVLLCATPVALIPLALTLSYSDVEERDGLSASEYLTVTIFVTTVASVPVLTVLITLLRGGAVF, encoded by the coding sequence ATGTCCCTCGTCTCCGCGTTCACCTCCGCTATCCTCCCCATCGTCTCGGTCATGGGACTCGGCTACCTCCTCGCCTCGGCCCTCGACGTCGAGGTCGAGCCGCTCAACACCGTCGCCCTCTATCTCTTTCTCCCGGCTCTCATCTTCCACAGCATCGTCACGACGACGCTCTCGGGCGCGACGGTCGCCCGCATCTTCGCGGGCGTCGGCCTCTTCGTCGTCGCCACGATGGGCGTCACCGAACTCGTCGACCGGCTGCTTGGCGTGCCCGAACCCTACCGGAGTGCGGACGTCCTCGCCGGCTCGCTCCCCAACGCCGGCTTCTACGGCATCCCGCTCGCCGAGTTCGCCTTCGGCGCCGTCGGCCGGACGACGGCGGTCATCTACATCACCGCGCAGGCGTTCCTGATGTACACCCTCGGCGTCTACGTCGCCTCCCGCGGCGGCGGCGAGGCGGGGATCGGCGCGGTCGAGGAGATTTTCCGGCTCCCGCTGGTCTACGCCATCGCCGCCGCCGGCGTCGTCCGCGCTCTCGGCGTCGCGCCCCCGGCCGACGGCACGTTCATGACGACCACGAGCCTCGTCGGCGACGCCTCCATCCCCCTGATGCTCGTCATCGTCGGCATCCAGCTCTCCGGTCTCGAATACGGGAGCGTCGGCCGGGTGCTTCGCCCGTCGCTCGTCAAACTCGTCTTCGCGCCGGCCGTCGGCCTCGGCGTCGCGCTCGCCCTCGGCGCCTTCGGCGATCCCGCCGTCGCCCGGGTGTTCGTCCTGCTCTGTGCGACGCCCGTCGCGCTCATCCCCCTCGCGCTCACCCTCTCGTACAGCGACGTCGAGGAGCGCGACGGACTGTCGGCGTCGGAGTATCTCACCGTGACCATCTTCGTGACCACCGTCGCGAGCGTCCCCGTGCTGACCGTCCTGATCACGCTGTTGCGGGGCGGCGCCGTCTTCTGA